The following proteins are co-located in the Chloroflexota bacterium genome:
- a CDS encoding LysM peptidoglycan-binding domain-containing protein: MRRFFKESHRVEVTPWLLSQMFAVGLIALILASGYRLAEPVLYPVEGQPASPAPTLVSQILPTVSVVSPTPTAPTATITPVPSPQPTVSPTATPAPPSPTAVPTPMEKVHIVKAGETLKEIAIQYGASVEAIVQVNQLEDPDNLAEGQRLLIPLTAAGPTPTVSAPLVHTVQEGETLRGIASQYGISPQAIIEANGLSDPDSLRVGQELIIPSRR; the protein is encoded by the coding sequence ATGAGACGATTCTTTAAAGAATCGCACCGTGTCGAGGTTACCCCCTGGCTGTTAAGTCAGATGTTTGCTGTTGGGCTTATAGCCCTCATTCTGGCCTCAGGCTATCGCCTGGCAGAACCTGTCCTTTATCCTGTCGAGGGGCAGCCGGCGTCGCCGGCTCCTACACTTGTTAGTCAGATTCTGCCCACTGTGTCAGTGGTGTCACCGACGCCCACTGCACCGACGGCCACGATTACGCCTGTACCCAGTCCCCAGCCCACGGTAAGTCCAACAGCGACACCGGCTCCCCCATCTCCTACTGCTGTTCCGACCCCGATGGAGAAAGTGCACATCGTCAAGGCTGGTGAGACGCTGAAGGAGATAGCCATCCAATATGGGGCTTCCGTTGAGGCGATCGTCCAGGTGAATCAGTTGGAGGATCCGGACAACCTGGCTGAGGGGCAGCGCCTGCTCATCCCCTTGACCGCAGCTGGGCCGACGCCAACGGTATCGGCACCGCTCGTGCATACGGTCCAGGAAGGGGAGACTCTCAGGGGCATCGCTTCTCAATACGGCATATCGCCCCAGGCGATTATTGAAGCCAATGGGCTATCAGATCCGGATAGTCTCAGGGTGGGGCAAGAATTGATCATCCCATCCCGCCGTTAG
- a CDS encoding inositol monophosphatase, with product MQGLLLSESGWSQSEVAIAAAKAAGETIRQHFGAIDSFDYKGRANILTHVDLRAEEQIISLIRREFPTHNILSEESDRIENGSEYTWVIDPLDGTLNYACGIGFFSVSIALIHTEETRLGVIYDPLREETFLAEQGKGAFLNGVRIVSKPKTSLLQSNVGFDLGHNEEERAIIVKVAQAICPYIQCFRVLGSAALGLAYTAVGRLDLYFHRFLYPWDMAAARLIVAEAGGRVTDWEGKPCLLWSRSIIVAGAQLHKEFLELIERLGLDFRSSRD from the coding sequence GTGCAGGGGTTGTTATTGAGCGAGAGTGGATGGAGCCAAAGTGAGGTGGCCATCGCCGCAGCCAAAGCAGCTGGGGAGACCATAAGGCAGCACTTTGGGGCGATCGACTCCTTTGATTACAAGGGACGGGCTAATATCCTCACTCACGTGGATTTAAGGGCAGAGGAGCAGATCATCAGCCTGATTCGGCGCGAATTTCCGACGCATAACATCCTTTCGGAGGAATCCGACCGAATCGAAAATGGGTCGGAGTATACGTGGGTCATTGATCCTCTGGACGGCACACTAAATTACGCTTGCGGTATAGGCTTTTTTTCGGTGTCTATCGCCTTAATCCATACGGAAGAGACACGGTTGGGGGTAATTTATGACCCTCTGCGAGAGGAAACGTTCCTGGCCGAGCAGGGAAAGGGTGCTTTTCTGAACGGTGTGAGAATTGTCAGTAAACCAAAAACGTCTCTACTTCAGTCGAACGTTGGCTTCGACCTTGGTCACAATGAAGAGGAGCGGGCCATTATAGTTAAGGTGGCTCAGGCCATTTGCCCCTACATTCAGTGTTTCCGCGTGTTAGGTTCGGCTGCCCTGGGCTTAGCCTATACTGCTGTTGGGCGTCTGGATCTTTATTTCCACCGATTTCTTTACCCGTGGGATATGGCTGCGGCTAGACTGATTGTGGCCGAAGCTGGAGGAAGGGTTACAGATTGGGAGGGGAAGCCGTGCTTACTGTGGAGCAGAAGTATTATCGTGGCCGGTGCCCAGTTACATAAGGAGTTTCTCGAACTTATCGAACGATTGGGACTCGACTTTCGTTCGAGCAGGGACTGA
- a CDS encoding ABC transporter ATP-binding protein, with translation MSESYAVEVTELTKKFGEFAAVDRVSFRIQEGEVFGFLGPNGSGKTTTIRMLCGILSPTAGKGMVLGMDISREAERLKEHIGYMSQRFSLYNDLTVWENLNFYASVYRIPPERKRARIEELIGMADLVGQGNELTANLSGAWKQRLALGCAIIHHPPILFLDEPTAGVDPVSRRNFWDMIYQLAGEGVTVFVTTHYMDEAEHCNTIGLMHQGKLIACDTPDHLKASAIQGRLLAIDCSPLMKAMDILADCPAVREVVLYGTSLHVVVSPDATPQQLSTWFGESGITVTRLEPILPSLDDVFISLMRT, from the coding sequence ATGTCAGAGAGCTACGCTGTTGAGGTGACGGAGCTAACCAAGAAATTTGGGGAGTTCGCAGCTGTAGATAGGGTTAGTTTCCGGATCCAAGAAGGAGAAGTCTTCGGTTTCCTTGGTCCTAATGGGTCGGGCAAGACGACCACTATCCGCATGTTATGTGGCATACTCTCTCCCACAGCAGGTAAGGGGATGGTATTAGGAATGGATATAAGCCGGGAAGCGGAACGTCTAAAGGAGCATATTGGCTACATGTCGCAGCGCTTCTCTCTCTATAATGATCTAACGGTCTGGGAGAATCTCAATTTCTATGCTAGCGTCTACCGCATACCGCCTGAGCGGAAACGAGCCAGGATAGAGGAACTGATCGGTATGGCTGATCTCGTGGGACAGGGGAATGAATTGACAGCCAACTTGTCTGGGGCGTGGAAACAGCGCCTGGCACTTGGTTGTGCCATAATTCACCATCCCCCCATACTCTTTTTGGATGAACCGACAGCCGGCGTTGATCCGGTCTCCAGGCGAAATTTCTGGGATATGATTTACCAGCTGGCCGGCGAGGGGGTGACCGTTTTTGTGACCACACATTATATGGACGAAGCTGAGCATTGCAATACTATCGGTCTGATGCACCAGGGCAAACTTATCGCTTGTGATACGCCTGATCATCTAAAAGCGTCGGCGATACAAGGACGGCTGCTAGCTATTGATTGTAGTCCGCTGATGAAGGCGATGGACATTTTAGCTGACTGCCCCGCTGTGCGTGAAGTAGTCCTTTATGGAACCTCGCTCCATGTCGTAGTTAGTCCGGATGCGACGCCTCAGCAACTGAGCACCTGGTTTGGTGAGTCAGGGATAACTGTCACTCGTCTCGAACCCATCCTGCCCTCTTTGGATGACGTATTTATTTCTCTAATGAGGACTTAA
- a CDS encoding ABC transporter ATP-binding protein produces the protein MELAIETDRLTKRFGRIMAVDNLNIEVKKREIFGILGPDGAGKTTTLRLLSGIIAPSEGTASVVGFDVSREPEGVKERIGYMAQQFSLYADLTVRENLAFFADLYRVPPETREERTAELLSFSQLAPYTDRLAGHLSGGMKKKLALSCTLIHRPELLLLDEPTTGVDPVARREFWRLLHGLLAQGVTIVVSTPYMDEAERCHTVCFLSQGKSIACDSPADLKRLVTNQVIELKGIPRKITQRVARETAGVADVQTFGDSLHLLTDDAAQVMARLRARLVQLGVEIVIMRQIEPSMEDVFMFLSGKRIRSGEGDVRELRC, from the coding sequence ATGGAATTGGCCATCGAAACCGATAGGTTAACGAAGAGGTTTGGCCGCATTATGGCTGTGGACAACCTGAATATTGAGGTCAAAAAGAGGGAGATCTTTGGAATTCTGGGTCCAGATGGAGCGGGTAAGACGACAACCTTGCGCTTGCTCAGCGGCATCATCGCTCCCAGTGAGGGAACGGCCTCTGTGGTCGGATTCGATGTGAGCAGAGAACCCGAAGGTGTTAAAGAGCGCATTGGATATATGGCCCAGCAATTCAGCCTGTACGCTGACCTCACTGTCAGAGAAAACCTGGCCTTTTTTGCTGATCTCTATCGGGTGCCGCCTGAGACGCGGGAAGAACGTACCGCAGAGCTGTTATCCTTCAGCCAGCTGGCGCCCTATACGGATCGTTTGGCCGGTCACCTTTCTGGGGGCATGAAAAAGAAGTTAGCCCTCTCATGCACCCTTATTCATCGACCTGAGTTGCTTCTCCTCGATGAACCGACGACTGGAGTTGACCCTGTGGCGCGCCGCGAGTTCTGGCGCCTTTTACACGGCTTGCTGGCTCAAGGAGTCACTATCGTCGTCTCTACGCCTTATATGGATGAGGCAGAGCGTTGCCATACGGTCTGTTTCCTTTCTCAAGGAAAGTCAATCGCCTGTGACAGCCCAGCCGATCTGAAGCGATTGGTGACGAATCAGGTGATAGAGTTGAAGGGTATTCCGCGCAAGATTACCCAGCGAGTAGCGCGGGAAACAGCTGGTGTGGCTGATGTGCAGACATTTGGTGATTCATTGCATCTGCTGACTGATGATGCAGCCCAGGTTATGGCCAGGTTGAGGGCTAGGCTGGTTCAACTTGGGGTGGAGATAGTCATTATGCGCCAGATAGAGCCATCGATGGAGGACGTTTTCATGTTCCTGTCCGGCAAGAGGATTCGTTCTGGGGAAGGCGATGTCAGAGAGCTACGCTGTTGA
- a CDS encoding ABC transporter permease, translated as MGSRIWPIIRKEFIQIVRDRRTLAIILIMPVMMLTLLGYAVITDVKHIATLVCDEALSRESRSLIQSFVNTQYFDLVGYIRSPEEARRAIDRGWAKVAFLIPPDFSANLMAGKPAQVQVLIDGSDPNTAQTALFAASSIAQAEAADILASTTNRIGGQQLKTPIDLRPTVLYNPNMESANFMIPGLIGLILQFQTVFLTAFAIVREREQGTIEQLIVSPIKPWELVLGKILPYVIIAFWNVALTITVGSLWFKVEFSGSIFLLLALAMVFLLGSLSLGMLISTVSETQYQAMQVAIFYMMPSILLSGFIFPREVMPQPLFYLGYLIPLTYFLKILRGIALKGIGIDYLWTEVWLLAIFGLVVFVISISRFRKRLV; from the coding sequence ATGGGAAGCCGTATTTGGCCGATAATTCGTAAGGAGTTCATCCAAATCGTCCGTGACCGACGGACTCTGGCTATCATCCTGATAATGCCGGTGATGATGCTCACGCTTTTGGGCTATGCGGTCATCACTGATGTCAAGCATATCGCTACGCTGGTATGCGATGAGGCGCTCAGTCGGGAGAGCAGGTCTCTCATTCAGTCCTTCGTTAATACACAATACTTTGATCTCGTCGGCTATATTCGCAGTCCGGAAGAAGCACGTCGGGCGATAGATCGCGGTTGGGCGAAGGTAGCTTTCCTCATTCCCCCGGACTTTTCAGCCAATCTGATGGCAGGTAAGCCGGCTCAGGTGCAGGTGCTGATCGATGGCTCTGATCCTAACACGGCCCAAACAGCTCTTTTCGCTGCTTCGTCAATCGCTCAGGCCGAGGCGGCAGACATCCTCGCTTCCACCACTAACCGTATCGGTGGTCAGCAGCTTAAGACGCCTATAGATCTACGACCGACCGTGCTTTATAACCCTAATATGGAGAGTGCCAATTTTATGATCCCCGGGTTGATCGGCCTGATTCTCCAATTCCAGACAGTATTCCTTACCGCCTTCGCCATCGTAAGGGAAAGGGAACAGGGGACGATCGAACAATTGATTGTTAGTCCCATTAAGCCATGGGAGCTCGTGTTGGGCAAGATTCTGCCTTATGTCATCATCGCCTTCTGGAATGTGGCTCTGACCATCACTGTAGGCTCTCTCTGGTTTAAGGTGGAGTTCAGCGGCAGTATTTTTCTCCTGTTGGCTCTGGCGATGGTTTTCCTCCTGGGATCCCTTTCTTTAGGGATGTTGATTTCGACCGTCTCAGAGACCCAGTACCAGGCGATGCAGGTAGCGATATTTTACATGATGCCCTCTATTCTGCTTTCTGGCTTCATCTTCCCACGTGAAGTGATGCCACAGCCGCTATTTTATCTGGGTTATCTGATCCCTTTGACCTATTTCCTCAAGATCTTGCGAGGCATCGCTCTCAAGGGGATTGGCATCGACTACCTCTGGACTGAGGTGTGGCTGTTAGCCATCTTTGGTCTGGTAGTCTTTGTGATTAGTATCAGTCGATTCCGCAAAAGGTTAGTCTAG
- a CDS encoding efflux RND transporter periplasmic adaptor subunit, whose translation MKRARIAIAIILLLAGSVGAWYFAQGNQAGSKELTGSGTIEAEEVSIVAEVGGRIEGIFVDEGTEVRAGDRLVGLDTALLEAQLKQAQAAAAVARANLALVQAGARDEETRQAKAALAQAVALRDGAKKAWENAEAIRANPQELKAKIDAAESQVAIAKASLDRVKRWPPEADLRVAEANVASAQANLDLAQQRLDLLKAGPRAEDIAVLKLAVEQARNSLWATQIERDAIKGNPRLPEYQGQVADAKVAAAETAVSVAEANLRAKTAPPTAQDLQIATDAVRSAKSALDSAQARLDQLKAGPTAEDVASAEALLDQARKSLANLIAMRDDPLTINVQVDKAKAEYESSKAAVEAAQAKLEAIMKGATAEQLAVARAQLQQAEAGVEVLEVQLRKMSLVSPISGLVTERTVNVGEMAVPGMRLLVVSNIDTVTLTLYIPENKIGLVRVGQKVEMTVDSFPHKVFEGQVVFISAHAEFTPKNVQTQKARQNLVFAVKVKVPNSQHELKPGMPADAEIRD comes from the coding sequence ATGAAGAGAGCGAGGATAGCCATCGCTATTATCTTGCTCTTGGCTGGGTCGGTGGGAGCGTGGTATTTTGCCCAGGGTAATCAGGCTGGGTCGAAAGAGTTGACTGGTTCGGGGACGATCGAAGCGGAAGAGGTCTCCATCGTTGCGGAGGTGGGGGGACGAATCGAGGGGATCTTTGTTGATGAGGGCACTGAGGTCCGAGCCGGTGACCGCTTGGTGGGGTTGGACACGGCGCTGCTAGAGGCTCAGCTGAAGCAGGCTCAGGCGGCAGCAGCGGTGGCGCGCGCCAATCTAGCCCTTGTGCAGGCTGGGGCGCGTGATGAGGAGACGCGTCAGGCTAAGGCGGCTCTAGCGCAAGCCGTCGCCCTCCGCGATGGTGCTAAGAAGGCCTGGGAGAATGCTGAGGCGATACGAGCCAACCCGCAAGAGCTGAAGGCTAAGATTGATGCGGCTGAGTCACAGGTGGCCATAGCCAAGGCTTCACTGGACCGTGTCAAGAGGTGGCCCCCAGAGGCCGACTTACGCGTAGCCGAGGCCAATGTGGCTAGTGCCCAGGCCAATTTAGATCTGGCCCAGCAACGCCTCGATCTCCTCAAGGCCGGTCCTCGGGCGGAGGATATCGCCGTGCTCAAGTTGGCGGTTGAACAGGCACGGAATTCGCTTTGGGCCACACAGATTGAGCGCGATGCGATCAAGGGGAATCCAAGACTTCCTGAGTATCAAGGACAGGTAGCTGATGCCAAGGTAGCCGCAGCAGAAACTGCTGTCTCAGTCGCTGAGGCTAATCTGCGGGCTAAGACGGCGCCTCCTACGGCCCAGGATCTTCAGATAGCTACTGACGCCGTGCGGAGTGCTAAATCCGCTTTGGACAGTGCTCAGGCCAGGCTGGACCAGCTTAAGGCCGGTCCCACCGCTGAGGATGTAGCCTCCGCGGAGGCACTCCTGGATCAGGCCCGTAAGAGCCTGGCCAACCTTATCGCTATGCGTGACGATCCCCTTACCATCAATGTGCAGGTGGATAAGGCCAAGGCTGAGTACGAGTCGAGCAAAGCTGCTGTTGAGGCTGCTCAAGCCAAGCTGGAGGCCATAATGAAGGGCGCAACTGCAGAACAATTAGCCGTGGCGCGAGCCCAGTTGCAGCAGGCAGAGGCAGGTGTGGAAGTGCTTGAGGTGCAGCTGCGGAAGATGTCGTTAGTCTCGCCCATCAGCGGCCTGGTCACCGAGCGCACGGTAAACGTGGGGGAGATGGCCGTTCCGGGAATGAGGCTGCTCGTCGTGTCTAACATCGATACCGTGACCCTGACGCTCTACATCCCTGAGAATAAGATTGGCCTAGTTAGGGTAGGACAAAAGGTTGAGATGACTGTTGATTCCTTTCCCCATAAGGTCTTTGAGGGTCAGGTAGTCTTTATATCAGCCCACGCTGAGTTCACTCCCAAGAACGTACAAACTCAAAAGGCGCGGCAGAATCTGGTCTTCGCTGTTAAAGTTAAGGTGCCTAATTCTCAACACGAGCTCAAGCCGGGTATGCCGGCTGACGCGGAGATAAGGGATTAA
- a CDS encoding MBL fold metallo-hydrolase gives MKDISSLTTKVPRVYRVNGHGVTPSAGPFAPFSAESYLIMCPEPVLVDCGARLTYDEMKGNLRLLGLSISDIRYVIGTHYHPDHVGNTALIRRESQAEFALHESDVPFLGRGFPSLNIKEDLDASADIVDLKLTDGQVLRIGDVTFEIVPMPGHTPGSCTILAAVDGYRMAFVGDTVHGVYFLDRSRDAYADLETWADSLERLLSFDFDLMFEGHVFPIHILGNILDTEEEERQNMFGWLMNQMESRRRGIENPKEIIRQQWLMTRRKIVIVPEYWITQLAERLGFGG, from the coding sequence ATGAAGGACATTAGTAGCCTAACGACGAAAGTGCCCAGAGTGTACCGGGTGAACGGTCACGGGGTGACTCCATCGGCCGGTCCGTTTGCCCCCTTCTCGGCTGAATCCTACCTGATCATGTGCCCGGAACCGGTATTAGTGGATTGTGGCGCTCGCTTAACCTATGACGAGATGAAGGGCAATCTTCGATTGCTCGGGCTGTCCATAAGCGATATCCGTTACGTTATCGGAACACATTATCACCCCGACCATGTCGGCAACACTGCCTTGATACGCCGTGAATCGCAGGCTGAATTCGCTCTCCACGAGTCCGATGTGCCCTTCCTGGGCCGGGGATTTCCATCTCTTAACATAAAGGAGGATTTGGATGCCTCAGCAGACATCGTCGATCTTAAGCTTACTGATGGGCAAGTTCTTCGTATTGGTGATGTGACCTTTGAGATCGTGCCCATGCCTGGTCATACCCCAGGTAGCTGCACGATCCTGGCAGCGGTCGACGGATACCGGATGGCCTTTGTCGGGGATACTGTCCACGGGGTGTATTTCCTGGATCGTTCACGGGATGCCTATGCCGATCTGGAAACCTGGGCTGACTCGCTAGAGAGATTGTTATCCTTCGATTTCGATCTGATGTTTGAGGGACATGTCTTTCCTATCCATATCCTGGGCAACATCCTGGATACTGAGGAGGAAGAGCGCCAGAATATGTTCGGTTGGCTCATGAACCAGATGGAATCCAGACGCCGGGGGATAGAAAATCCCAAGGAGATCATCCGACAACAGTGGCTTATGACCAGACGGAAGATCGTGATCGTGCCCGAATATTGGATTACGCAATTGGCTGAGCGGCTTGGGTTTGGAGGATAA
- a CDS encoding Rrf2 family transcriptional regulator → MKLSTRGHYGLRAMAKLAEHYGHGLLSLTEIAEAEGLPYAYLERLFASLRQAGLITASRGVQGGYQLARDPAQISVGEVIRILEGPIVLVQCASETSSASCCEREATCTTKNVWLKMRASIAEMLDATSLADICREAVTQGSSHITKEEADG, encoded by the coding sequence ATGAAACTATCAACACGTGGGCATTATGGATTAAGGGCGATGGCCAAACTGGCCGAACATTATGGGCACGGCTTGTTGTCGCTCACGGAGATAGCCGAGGCCGAGGGTCTTCCCTACGCTTATCTTGAACGACTGTTCGCCTCACTACGCCAAGCAGGACTTATCACTGCCAGCCGTGGGGTCCAAGGGGGTTACCAGCTGGCCAGAGACCCGGCCCAAATCAGCGTGGGGGAGGTCATACGTATCCTGGAAGGACCCATCGTCCTGGTCCAATGTGCCTCGGAGACAAGCAGCGCCAGCTGCTGCGAACGCGAGGCAACCTGTACAACCAAAAATGTCTGGCTTAAAATGCGCGCTAGCATCGCCGAGATGCTTGATGCCACTTCACTGGCCGATATCTGCCGCGAGGCAGTAACCCAAGGATCATCACACATCACAAAGGAGGAAGCAGATGGCTAA
- the nifS gene encoding cysteine desulfurase NifS: MAKTIYLDHAATTPVRPEVLEAMLPYFSEKFGNPSSVYALARESRKALDQARDTVADILGASAHEIIFTSGGTESDNLAIKGVAFANRDKGNHIITSQLEHHAVLHTCEHLEKFGFRVTYLPVDSYGVVDLNALEKALDDKTILITIMLANNEVGTIQPISAIAEMIRGKGIIFHTDAVQGGGSLDLNVDKLGVDMLSLSGHKFYGPKGTGILYVRRGTKFWPQQHGGGQERNRRAGTENVPGIVGFATALRLAHEHLESYNRHVQRIRDGLINGILPNIERCQLTGHPTDRLPNSASFVFEFVEGESILLNLDMYGIAASSGSACTSGSLEPSHVLKALGIPIQIAHGSLRLTAGIDNTEQDVEQVVSVLPGIIQKLRVMSPLTAQA; the protein is encoded by the coding sequence ATGGCTAAAACTATCTACCTTGACCACGCCGCCACCACCCCTGTCCGTCCCGAAGTTCTGGAGGCGATGCTCCCCTATTTCTCGGAGAAGTTCGGCAATCCTTCCAGCGTTTACGCTCTTGCCCGCGAATCGCGTAAAGCGCTCGATCAGGCTCGGGATACCGTGGCTGATATACTGGGAGCCAGCGCACATGAGATAATCTTCACCAGCGGGGGCACAGAAAGCGACAACCTGGCCATCAAGGGTGTTGCCTTCGCCAACCGGGATAAGGGTAACCACATCATTACTTCTCAATTAGAACATCATGCCGTACTGCACACTTGCGAACATCTGGAGAAGTTTGGTTTTAGGGTCACTTACCTACCAGTCGATAGCTATGGAGTCGTCGATTTAAATGCCCTGGAGAAAGCCTTAGACGACAAGACGATCCTGATCACCATCATGCTAGCCAATAATGAGGTGGGCACCATCCAGCCTATCTCAGCCATCGCGGAGATGATTCGGGGTAAGGGGATCATCTTCCATACTGATGCAGTACAGGGAGGAGGCAGTCTAGATCTCAACGTCGATAAGCTAGGTGTAGATATGCTCAGCCTGTCAGGGCATAAATTCTATGGACCAAAGGGGACAGGCATACTTTATGTGCGACGAGGAACCAAGTTCTGGCCACAACAACACGGCGGCGGACAGGAGCGTAACCGCCGTGCAGGCACAGAGAACGTTCCAGGCATAGTGGGGTTCGCTACCGCCTTACGTCTGGCCCACGAGCACCTGGAATCGTATAACCGGCACGTGCAAAGGATTCGCGATGGATTAATCAATGGCATCCTCCCCAATATTGAACGCTGTCAGCTAACTGGCCATCCTACGGATCGATTGCCGAATAGCGCCAGCTTCGTCTTTGAATTCGTTGAGGGCGAATCAATCCTCCTAAATCTGGATATGTATGGTATCGCCGCCTCCAGCGGATCGGCCTGTACCTCTGGCTCACTAGAGCCATCTCACGTGCTGAAGGCTCTGGGTATCCCTATCCAGATTGCTCACGGCAGTCTGCGCCTGACAGCGGGGATTGATAACACAGAACAAGACGTGGAGCAGGTCGTCTCTGTCTTACCCGGCATCATCCAGAAGCTACGCGTCATGTCTCCCTTGACCGCTCAAGCATAA
- the nifU gene encoding Fe-S cluster assembly scaffold protein NifU — MYSEKVMEHFSNPRNVGSIPDADGIGVEGNPICGDIMKMYIKVKDNRIEAIKFQTFGCGAAIATSSIVTEMVKGKTLEEAKIISNKMVAEALGGLPLNKMHCSNLAADALHRAIEDYESKKAVAVT; from the coding sequence GTGTATAGTGAAAAGGTAATGGAGCACTTCAGCAACCCACGCAACGTTGGGAGTATCCCCGATGCCGATGGGATAGGCGTCGAAGGCAATCCCATTTGTGGCGATATCATGAAAATGTACATCAAGGTGAAGGATAATCGCATAGAGGCTATAAAGTTTCAAACATTTGGTTGTGGTGCCGCCATCGCTACCAGCAGCATAGTCACAGAGATGGTCAAGGGTAAAACATTGGAGGAGGCCAAGATCATTTCTAATAAGATGGTGGCTGAGGCACTAGGTGGCTTACCGCTCAATAAGATGCATTGTTCTAATCTTGCTGCTGATGCCCTCCACCGCGCTATCGAGGACTACGAAAGCAAGAAGGCAGTGGCTGTAACTTGA
- a CDS encoding 50S ribosomal protein L11 methyltransferase: MGNQKVSFKTEKGLQEAILQEKARGTSDLEIGQKYGVTFRYIERLITKTHGLNISALKVLKEVKKLSPKDFREEQTTVWSFKQRGNWATHSGEYRGNWSPYIPRNVILRYSNTGELVLDYFCGAGTTAVECKLLGRRCIALDINDRAIELAKENVNFNVEPQQLPLIEGKKYFQIYEPELSVGDARDLSFNST; the protein is encoded by the coding sequence ATGGGAAATCAAAAAGTAAGTTTCAAAACCGAAAAAGGGCTTCAAGAGGCAATCTTGCAGGAAAAGGCAAGAGGAACTTCTGATTTGGAAATTGGCCAGAAATATGGAGTTACATTTAGATATATTGAGCGACTTATTACCAAAACACATGGGCTCAATATTAGTGCTTTAAAAGTTTTAAAAGAAGTAAAAAAGCTTTCCCCAAAAGATTTTAGGGAAGAACAAACTACAGTTTGGAGTTTTAAGCAAAGGGGTAACTGGGCCACTCATAGCGGAGAGTATAGGGGAAACTGGTCGCCTTATATCCCGCGAAATGTGATTCTCAGATATTCAAACACAGGTGAATTAGTCTTGGATTATTTCTGTGGTGCAGGAACAACCGCTGTAGAATGTAAACTTTTAGGAAGAAGGTGCATTGCCCTTGATATTAACGATAGAGCCATTGAACTGGCAAAGGAGAATGTAAATTTCAACGTTGAACCACAACAGTTACCGCTTATTGAAGGAAAAAAATATTTTCAAATCTATGAACCTGAATTATCAGTTGGCGATGCCAGAGATTTATCATTCAATTCTACTTAG
- a CDS encoding CvpA family protein, with product MNWLDLLIIMALVGGAIDGLSRGLVRSAIGLLGFWVGLMLAGQRYAELAPLFFFVADPSLARVIAFAAIFLSVLLVATLLGQLLHYVVGLIFFGCLDRILGAVFGTAVAAMILQTFLIIATRFPLPGLELALRKSALMPYLSKLTPLLLSLLPKEFESIQRFLP from the coding sequence ATGAACTGGCTTGATCTACTGATCATCATGGCCCTGGTTGGTGGAGCCATTGATGGACTGTCCAGGGGGCTTGTTCGCTCGGCTATAGGCCTGCTCGGTTTCTGGGTTGGACTGATGCTAGCCGGACAGCGTTACGCTGAACTGGCGCCGTTGTTTTTCTTCGTGGCTGACCCCTCGCTAGCTAGGGTAATTGCCTTTGCAGCTATCTTCTTATCTGTCCTGTTGGTTGCCACTCTACTCGGCCAGCTTCTCCATTACGTCGTTGGTCTAATCTTTTTCGGTTGCCTCGATCGGATTTTGGGGGCTGTCTTTGGCACTGCTGTGGCGGCCATGATATTACAAACCTTCCTGATTATCGCCACCAGGTTCCCTCTACCTGGTCTGGAGCTGGCCCTCAGGAAATCAGCCTTAATGCCCTATCTCTCGAAGTTAACACCGCTTCTACTCTCGTTATTGCCCAAAGAGTTTGAATCGATACAGCGTTTCCTTCCTTGA